Proteins from a genomic interval of Sphingobacterium lactis:
- a CDS encoding Dabb family protein: protein MKRNHFIKALCLTAGATTLLGSCASGAAQQDAPVSENESGHILHSVYFWLKPGLSAEEEQDFLNFFEALKKVPGIHAFQVGKPAPTTPRDVVDNSFSYAIYVTFKTMEDINTYEKHPDHLAASEKYGKYWTKVEVKDSILV, encoded by the coding sequence ATGAAAAGAAATCACTTCATAAAGGCCCTATGCCTTACTGCCGGGGCTACTACGCTATTGGGTTCATGCGCATCAGGTGCAGCCCAGCAAGATGCACCCGTTTCGGAGAATGAGTCGGGACATATTCTCCATTCGGTTTATTTCTGGCTGAAGCCAGGGCTGTCTGCTGAAGAGGAACAAGACTTTCTGAATTTCTTCGAAGCCCTGAAAAAAGTACCTGGCATTCATGCATTTCAGGTTGGCAAGCCTGCACCAACAACGCCTCGAGACGTTGTCGATAATTCATTTTCCTATGCGATCTATGTGACTTTTAAGACAATGGAAGATATCAACACCTATGAGAAACACCCGGATCATCTAGCTGCCTCGGAAAAATATGGTAAATATTGGACCAAAGTGGAGGTTAAGGATTCCATTTTGGTGTAA
- a CDS encoding translocation/assembly module TamB domain-containing protein, giving the protein MENKLGTTVDIGHIYINFPKKLELNNVFFADQSKDTLIAGESLVVDINMFKLLKNTVEIDELELKGITAKINRKLPDSSFNFDYIVAAFASEKESTPTADSASALTFDIDKVNFERIKFVYKDDVIGTSADIYLNKFNTRITKFDLTKNMSFGLPNVKIDGLTADIKQWAVITSQDSVKASDFGITDQSVEATSLLPNIDIKTLDLKNIYVKYDDKAINMVSKFDIKNLAGNVEQIDLNKEIVKLKEIKLAQSDSEILFGKTTQEHTFDDDTPADTAASSMNWKVSVDKLVIDKTNFWFKDDNQPRTKGIDYFNLKLTDLAGAMDDIYYSADSISGNLKALMVKDHSGFQLNKLQGDFVYTNTGATIKDLLLETPNTLIRDEIVVSYPSLDAVSNNPSSMTINANIRKSHIDMRDIRFLAPDLEKEEVMKPLMNKKFYIDGRVTGKLNDLRIPRFDFRTLDNTHVIATAHIKGLPDMNKLYIDLDLKKLVTGRNDINRLIAPSLLPDSIQLPRNISLNGTFKGGMTGFDANLKLVTEQGNATVNGKLNMGRDTTYNAFVTVDNFNLGEFLKQDSVLGYVSAQAQVNGVGLNPKTMRADATGTLNRLDAMGYSYKDIDFDLTAVEGDIAANLHSPDPNIDLDATIQADMRGAFPKLYAEMMIDSVNFKNLKLIDQNLRYHGKIIADFESLDLDNLNGSLYVSNSSIAYDDQRYVLDTIALTAQSDTAKNTLILSSEFLNAHLTGKYKLTELGSSISDIIQTYYNPSNKVEKYEYSPQQFEFSARLNHSRIIREFLPALEEMQDVTLDGTFNSTDHSLMAKLLAPKIIYDGTEIENVGVDIITADSTLYYNALIGHILVSNIELRNTVMSGSVVDNNIDFGLWIKDKEDKEQYHLGATMLVDANNYNLKLKEDGLMLNYENWNIDPSNLISFGPKGVRAQGFRLTNEGQEMLIQSQDSTFNSPIDLTFNNFRIETITEMLQSETLKLGGGINGNATVSRFESTPVFVSDLTIDQFFFGTDTIGNVALKVNNIKENTYSADVRITENGNDVHLIGDVISPPEGDMQIDATLELKPMRMATVQAFSLGNLRDAQGEITGLLKINGTTSAPRINGELTFNDAVINASMLNSNMRVDNQKIYFNDQGITFRQFNLVDAKNNTARLNGTIRTTTYTDFDFNLNLSTDDFEVMNSTREDNDLFFGKMYVTSNLRITGNLDKPRIDGNVKANDRTDFNFIVPNDNPGVAQREGVVKFVDKSDTARANVFAQLDSMTQVSSTLSGYDIALNLSTDRDAKFRVILDEGTQDALNIQGVAEINTSIDANDKITMSGTFTVEKGDYTFSFGPISKDFQFQKGSTIVWNGDPLDARLDITAIYTGRFATLELVQNQISGESQNLYKQRVPFNVLLKLTGELFKPQINFDIDLDENNAIVSQEVVSKVNIALSNLREDPAELNKQVFSLIALGRFMSANPFESLSGGGTEAMVRSTVSSFLTGQLNNLASDLIKGVELDFNLNSEEDYLTGNAQTRTDLNVGISKMLFDDRLKITIGSNFEVEGNTRPGEKASNIAGDISLDYQLSKDGRYFARVYRKNQYQATLQGQFVETGIGFIINMSYNRFKELFMNSKALQEYYNTDSRGFRRRFDVDRMETDSVYRDSVRLVIRDSLMLHSPEFRKRMEEREKQQQEELKKQQDSTRTPVDTSRRDTSSSMIDPKKSAIKNEEEEGGGDEN; this is encoded by the coding sequence TTGGAAAATAAGCTAGGGACTACCGTAGATATTGGCCATATCTATATCAATTTCCCCAAAAAGCTGGAGTTGAACAATGTGTTTTTCGCCGACCAATCTAAGGACACCCTGATTGCGGGTGAATCTCTTGTCGTGGATATCAACATGTTCAAGCTCTTGAAGAACACGGTAGAGATCGATGAGTTGGAGCTTAAGGGCATTACCGCAAAAATCAACCGCAAACTACCAGATAGCAGCTTTAACTTTGACTATATTGTGGCTGCCTTTGCCTCTGAAAAAGAAAGTACGCCCACTGCTGATAGTGCTTCCGCATTAACCTTTGATATCGATAAGGTCAATTTTGAACGCATAAAATTCGTGTATAAAGATGATGTCATCGGAACATCCGCTGACATCTACCTCAATAAGTTCAACACCAGGATCACCAAGTTTGACCTGACCAAAAACATGTCCTTCGGGTTGCCGAATGTGAAGATTGACGGTTTAACAGCGGATATCAAACAATGGGCGGTAATCACTTCTCAGGATTCTGTAAAAGCATCAGATTTTGGAATTACAGACCAATCTGTTGAAGCAACAAGTTTATTGCCGAACATTGACATTAAAACACTTGATCTAAAGAACATATACGTCAAATATGATGATAAAGCGATCAATATGGTCAGCAAGTTCGATATCAAAAATTTGGCAGGTAATGTAGAACAGATCGATCTGAACAAGGAAATCGTCAAGCTGAAGGAAATTAAACTTGCGCAATCCGATTCAGAAATCCTTTTCGGAAAAACAACCCAGGAGCATACCTTTGATGATGATACTCCTGCAGACACAGCCGCTAGCTCCATGAATTGGAAGGTGTCTGTGGATAAGCTCGTCATTGATAAAACGAATTTCTGGTTCAAGGATGATAATCAGCCTCGCACCAAAGGAATCGACTATTTCAACTTGAAATTGACCGATCTTGCAGGGGCCATGGATGATATTTATTATTCTGCGGATTCCATCTCCGGGAATTTGAAAGCGTTGATGGTCAAAGACCATTCCGGCTTCCAGCTGAACAAACTGCAAGGTGATTTTGTCTATACCAACACGGGAGCAACCATTAAGGACCTCTTGCTCGAGACACCGAACACACTGATCCGTGATGAGATCGTGGTTTCCTACCCTTCTTTGGATGCAGTTTCTAACAATCCATCCAGCATGACCATCAATGCCAATATCCGGAAAAGCCATATCGATATGCGCGATATCCGTTTCTTGGCACCAGATCTGGAAAAAGAAGAAGTCATGAAACCGTTGATGAACAAAAAGTTCTATATCGACGGACGGGTGACCGGCAAATTGAATGATCTACGCATTCCACGCTTTGACTTTAGAACACTAGACAATACCCATGTCATAGCAACAGCCCATATCAAGGGATTGCCGGACATGAACAAGCTTTATATTGACCTGGACCTTAAAAAATTGGTTACGGGTCGTAATGACATCAATAGACTGATTGCTCCTTCCCTATTGCCGGATAGCATCCAGCTACCGCGGAACATTAGCTTGAACGGTACCTTTAAGGGCGGTATGACCGGCTTTGATGCAAACTTGAAATTGGTGACCGAACAAGGAAATGCAACGGTCAACGGAAAGTTGAACATGGGGCGTGATACGACCTATAATGCTTTTGTAACCGTGGACAACTTCAACCTGGGGGAATTCCTGAAACAGGATTCCGTTCTGGGGTATGTCTCTGCACAGGCACAGGTGAATGGTGTCGGTTTAAATCCGAAAACCATGCGTGCGGATGCAACAGGTACCTTGAACCGCCTGGATGCAATGGGCTATAGCTACAAGGATATTGATTTTGACCTGACCGCAGTGGAAGGCGATATCGCCGCCAACCTCCATAGCCCCGATCCAAACATTGATCTGGATGCAACGATTCAGGCCGATATGCGCGGCGCATTCCCTAAGCTATATGCAGAGATGATGATCGATTCGGTCAACTTCAAGAACCTGAAATTGATCGATCAGAATCTGCGCTATCATGGAAAGATCATTGCTGATTTTGAGTCCTTGGATTTGGACAACCTCAACGGCTCGCTGTATGTCTCGAACTCTTCCATCGCCTATGATGATCAGCGCTATGTACTGGATACCATTGCTTTAACGGCACAATCCGACACAGCGAAGAATACATTGATCTTGAGTTCGGAATTCCTAAACGCCCATTTAACGGGTAAATATAAATTAACGGAATTAGGTTCATCCATTTCCGATATTATTCAGACGTACTATAATCCATCGAATAAGGTGGAGAAATATGAATATTCACCGCAGCAATTTGAGTTTTCGGCACGGCTGAACCATTCCCGTATTATTCGGGAGTTCTTACCGGCATTGGAAGAAATGCAGGATGTGACACTGGATGGTACCTTCAACAGTACCGATCACTCGCTCATGGCCAAGCTCCTTGCTCCGAAAATAATCTATGACGGAACGGAAATTGAGAATGTCGGGGTGGATATCATCACGGCAGACAGCACTTTGTATTACAACGCCCTGATCGGCCATATCTTGGTGAGCAATATCGAACTCCGCAACACAGTCATGAGTGGTAGTGTGGTCGATAATAACATTGACTTTGGCCTATGGATCAAGGATAAAGAAGATAAGGAACAGTATCATCTTGGGGCAACTATGCTCGTGGATGCCAATAACTACAACCTGAAGTTGAAAGAAGATGGTCTGATGCTGAACTACGAAAATTGGAATATTGACCCATCGAACTTGATCAGCTTCGGTCCAAAGGGCGTTCGAGCGCAAGGTTTCCGATTAACGAATGAAGGTCAGGAAATGCTCATTCAATCCCAAGATTCGACATTTAACTCTCCGATTGATCTAACGTTCAACAATTTCCGTATTGAGACCATTACAGAAATGTTGCAGTCTGAAACACTGAAATTAGGTGGTGGCATCAACGGAAATGCGACGGTATCACGTTTTGAATCGACGCCAGTATTTGTTTCCGACCTGACGATCGATCAATTCTTTTTCGGCACGGATACCATTGGTAATGTGGCCTTGAAGGTCAACAATATTAAGGAAAACACGTATTCTGCCGATGTGCGGATTACGGAAAATGGCAACGATGTCCACTTGATCGGTGATGTCATCTCCCCTCCTGAGGGTGATATGCAGATCGATGCCACATTGGAATTGAAACCGATGCGGATGGCAACCGTTCAGGCATTCAGTCTTGGCAACCTGCGTGATGCGCAAGGGGAAATTACCGGTCTATTGAAGATCAATGGCACGACTTCCGCTCCACGCATCAATGGCGAATTGACGTTCAATGATGCCGTCATCAACGCCTCCATGTTGAACTCCAACATGCGCGTGGACAACCAGAAGATCTATTTCAACGATCAGGGCATTACCTTCCGTCAGTTTAACCTGGTGGATGCCAAAAACAATACGGCTCGCTTAAACGGTACGATCAGAACTACAACGTATACAGACTTTGATTTCAACTTGAACTTGTCTACCGATGATTTTGAGGTCATGAACTCCACCAGGGAGGATAACGACTTGTTCTTCGGTAAGATGTATGTGACATCCAACCTTCGGATCACGGGCAATCTGGATAAACCGCGGATCGATGGAAACGTGAAGGCAAATGACCGTACGGACTTTAACTTTATCGTGCCTAACGATAATCCAGGTGTCGCACAACGCGAGGGTGTCGTGAAGTTCGTGGATAAGAGCGATACGGCTCGAGCGAATGTCTTTGCACAATTGGATTCCATGACGCAGGTGTCCAGTACGCTTTCTGGTTATGATATCGCCTTGAATTTAAGTACCGATAGGGATGCCAAATTCCGCGTTATCCTCGATGAGGGAACGCAGGATGCCTTGAATATTCAGGGTGTGGCGGAAATCAACACCAGTATCGATGCGAACGATAAGATTACGATGTCGGGAACATTTACAGTGGAAAAAGGAGATTATACCTTCTCCTTTGGCCCAATTTCCAAGGATTTCCAATTCCAGAAGGGAAGTACCATTGTCTGGAACGGGGATCCGTTAGATGCCCGATTGGATATCACGGCAATTTACACCGGAAGGTTCGCTACGCTTGAATTGGTGCAGAACCAGATTTCCGGCGAAAGCCAAAACCTTTATAAACAACGTGTGCCGTTTAATGTACTCTTGAAATTGACGGGTGAACTCTTCAAACCGCAGATAAACTTTGATATCGATTTGGATGAGAACAATGCGATCGTATCTCAAGAAGTGGTGAGCAAGGTGAATATTGCCCTGTCCAACCTGCGTGAGGACCCTGCGGAATTAAATAAGCAGGTCTTCTCCTTGATTGCATTGGGTCGCTTTATGTCGGCGAATCCATTTGAGAGTTTATCCGGTGGCGGTACGGAAGCCATGGTTCGGAGTACGGTATCTTCCTTCCTGACCGGACAGTTGAATAATCTTGCTTCTGACCTGATCAAAGGGGTGGAACTTGACTTCAACCTGAATTCAGAAGAAGATTACCTAACCGGAAACGCACAGACCCGTACGGATCTGAACGTAGGTATTTCGAAAATGCTATTTGACGACCGCTTGAAAATTACCATCGGTTCCAACTTCGAAGTGGAAGGAAATACACGTCCGGGTGAAAAAGCATCCAACATTGCGGGTGATATTTCCTTGGATTACCAATTATCAAAAGACGGCCGTTACTTCGCTCGCGTTTACCGGAAGAACCAGTACCAGGCAACCCTACAGGGGCAGTTCGTGGAAACGGGTATCGGTTTCATCATCAACATGAGCTACAACCGCTTTAAAGAATTGTTCATGAATTCCAAGGCGCTGCAGGAATATTACAATACGGACTCCAGAGGTTTCCGCCGTCGTTTTGACGTCGACAGAATGGAGACCGACTCGGTATACCGTGATAGCGTACGTTTGGTGATTCGCGACAGTTTGATGCTGCACAGTCCGGAGTTCAGAAAGCGTATGGAAGAGCGGGAGAAACAACAACAAGAAGAATTGAAAAAGCAACAGGACAGCACCCGGACACCGGTGGATACGTCCAGAAGAGATACATCAAGTTCCATGATAGACCCGAAAAAATCGGCGATTAAAAATGAAGAAGAAGAAGGGGGTGGCGATGAAAATTAA
- a CDS encoding BamA/TamA family outer membrane protein has translation MKKKKGVAMKIKHLLGCSMGALLIASCNPTKYVADNEKFYKEGDVVIHNDTIPEERKEQFETFLEESLLPKPNSKFLGMYWKVGLWNMGGGPDTTNNFIRKWLKKQGQEPVLLSDVNREYNQNLLRGKMENLGFFTARVTSDTLIDGKMATVRYDAFPGPIYRINEIHFDVDSTKKLGKSIVGTKEGTLLRPGSNYNLDVILNERDRIDNRLKEQGYYYFSPDNILLEVDSTIGNNKVNMYVTVKPETPAQAKEPQYIGNVYIFPDWKETSSTNRRRVPRNTEKYDDKYYIVDPQNKYRKKVLANHIFLQPGDLYNRWNHNQTINHLVNLNAFKFVKNDFVDSKDSTNHLDVYYYLTPMERKSIRLELVGKTAAVYNGTEVNANWTLKNAFKGFETLTLSVFGGYETQTGGNVNLNSSYIRYGAEVGITWPRLLSPYKWAPGKQYIPKTFLKAGYEFLNRRTAYTLNSMTLNYGYAWKENLQKDHNLTLAEIIYVQPRGISDEYRAQMDTVPTLRHIVDPQFSFGPNYIYTFTNSMENKKHTFYAKAGLNTSGNILGLIQGADYNSGKIKNIFGTPYSQFIKAEADLRHYMKITANSTLASRVMIGTSYSYGNSRSLPYLKQYYTGGPNGLRSFRARAVGPGSSLPENIGEDNFFADQTGDLKLELNTEYRAKIAGMLHWAAFIDAGNVWLQNEDPNKPGGKFSKAFLSELAVGGGLGLRLDLDFLILRTDFAIPFRVPYRPKDDRWVFKYIDIRERDWRRDNLIFNLAIGYPF, from the coding sequence ATGAAGAAGAAGAAGGGGGTGGCGATGAAAATTAAACATCTACTCGGCTGCAGCATGGGTGCCCTGCTGATCGCAAGCTGTAACCCAACGAAATACGTTGCTGACAACGAAAAATTCTACAAAGAAGGAGATGTTGTCATTCACAACGACACCATTCCAGAAGAGCGTAAGGAGCAATTCGAAACGTTTCTGGAGGAATCGCTCTTGCCGAAACCGAACAGTAAGTTTCTGGGCATGTACTGGAAAGTCGGCCTTTGGAACATGGGCGGTGGACCAGATACCACGAACAATTTTATCCGCAAATGGCTGAAGAAACAGGGTCAGGAGCCCGTTCTTTTGAGTGATGTCAACCGCGAATACAACCAGAATCTACTACGTGGAAAGATGGAGAACCTTGGGTTCTTTACCGCGCGCGTAACGTCGGATACCTTGATCGATGGCAAGATGGCCACGGTCAGATACGATGCCTTTCCTGGTCCTATCTACCGGATCAATGAAATACATTTTGACGTTGACAGTACCAAGAAATTGGGAAAATCCATTGTGGGAACTAAAGAAGGGACACTGTTACGCCCAGGAAGCAATTACAACCTGGATGTCATCCTGAACGAACGCGACCGCATTGACAATCGACTGAAAGAACAGGGCTACTACTATTTCAGTCCAGATAATATCCTATTGGAAGTGGACAGTACCATTGGCAACAACAAGGTCAACATGTACGTCACGGTAAAACCCGAAACACCGGCACAGGCGAAGGAACCGCAATACATTGGCAATGTCTACATTTTCCCGGATTGGAAAGAGACTTCATCGACCAATCGCCGCCGTGTACCGCGGAATACCGAAAAATACGATGACAAGTATTACATCGTCGACCCACAGAATAAATACCGGAAGAAAGTGTTGGCCAACCATATCTTTTTGCAGCCAGGCGACCTGTACAACCGCTGGAATCACAACCAGACCATCAATCACTTGGTCAACCTGAATGCCTTCAAATTCGTGAAGAACGACTTTGTGGACAGCAAGGACTCGACAAACCATTTGGATGTGTACTATTACCTCACACCAATGGAGCGGAAATCCATCCGTTTGGAACTTGTCGGAAAGACGGCGGCCGTATATAACGGTACGGAGGTAAATGCAAACTGGACCCTTAAGAATGCATTTAAGGGGTTTGAAACACTGACACTTTCGGTCTTTGGCGGTTATGAAACGCAGACCGGAGGAAATGTGAATCTAAATTCCAGTTATATCCGCTATGGAGCGGAGGTGGGCATTACCTGGCCGAGATTGCTTTCTCCATATAAATGGGCTCCAGGCAAGCAATATATACCCAAGACTTTCTTGAAAGCAGGTTATGAATTCCTGAACAGAAGAACGGCTTATACCTTGAATTCGATGACCTTGAATTATGGCTATGCATGGAAAGAAAACCTCCAGAAAGACCATAATCTGACGCTTGCAGAAATCATCTATGTACAGCCTCGTGGCATTTCTGATGAATATCGAGCACAGATGGACACAGTCCCTACCCTACGTCATATCGTTGATCCGCAATTTTCCTTCGGTCCGAACTACATTTACACGTTCACCAATTCGATGGAGAACAAGAAACACACGTTCTATGCAAAAGCGGGACTGAACACCTCGGGTAACATCCTGGGATTGATCCAAGGTGCCGATTACAATTCAGGAAAGATCAAGAACATTTTTGGCACTCCGTATTCTCAATTTATTAAAGCAGAGGCGGACCTGCGCCATTACATGAAGATCACCGCCAATTCAACCTTGGCTTCCCGCGTGATGATCGGAACCAGTTACTCGTACGGTAACTCCCGGTCCTTGCCTTACTTAAAACAATATTATACCGGTGGTCCGAACGGCTTACGTTCCTTCCGTGCCCGTGCGGTGGGTCCAGGTTCATCCCTACCGGAGAACATCGGTGAAGACAATTTCTTTGCTGATCAGACCGGTGACTTAAAACTGGAGCTGAATACAGAATATCGCGCGAAGATCGCCGGTATGCTGCATTGGGCGGCATTTATCGATGCGGGTAACGTGTGGTTGCAGAACGAAGATCCGAATAAACCGGGCGGTAAATTCTCCAAGGCTTTCTTGAGCGAACTTGCCGTAGGTGGTGGTTTGGGTCTGCGCCTGGATCTGGACTTCCTGATCCTACGTACCGATTTCGCGATCCCATTCCGCGTACCTTATCGTCCAAAGGATGACCGCTGGGTATTTAAATACATTGATATCCGCGAACGCGATTGGCGCCGCGACAACCTGATTTTTAACTTGGCGATCGGATATCCATTCTAG
- a CDS encoding transposase, with protein METIEREFEFAERTSKKQPFDKRLIFHMLDQIELGVPRRDLMEQYGVSEVSLIRWMKKFGRQPIGPKRYTTELKRSVIRAVQDGMSAYRAGNTFDISSGTVSRWVREYKGENTELSSPEPDDMANKKPVDPKEAEILALKKALEYANLKIRALDTMIDIAEEQLKIDIRKKSGAKRS; from the coding sequence ATGGAAACAATAGAAAGAGAGTTTGAGTTCGCTGAGCGGACCAGTAAGAAGCAGCCATTCGACAAGCGTCTGATCTTCCACATGCTGGATCAGATCGAACTTGGGGTCCCCCGCCGGGACCTGATGGAACAGTACGGTGTCTCCGAAGTGAGCCTGATCCGCTGGATGAAGAAGTTCGGGCGACAGCCCATTGGGCCAAAGCGGTATACCACCGAGCTGAAGCGTTCAGTGATCAGGGCGGTCCAGGACGGGATGAGCGCCTACCGGGCGGGGAACACCTTTGATATCTCCTCCGGTACGGTCTCCAGATGGGTCAGGGAATATAAGGGGGAAAATACCGAACTTAGTTCCCCAGAACCCGATGATATGGCCAACAAGAAACCCGTAGACCCCAAAGAGGCAGAGATCCTGGCCCTGAAGAAGGCCCTGGAATATGCAAACCTGAAGATCAGGGCATTGGATACCATGATCGATATTGCCGAGGAACAGCTCAAGATCGACATCAGAAAAAAGTCTGGTGCCAAGCGGTCGTAA
- a CDS encoding IS3 family transposase has translation MGIRLICGLFGRTRHAYYDRQWRVQDVGLKDEIILLHVLRIRSEQKRIGTRKLLHMLAGPLQEHGIRIGRDYLFALMREHSLQIRTRKRKAVTTDSRHWMKKYGNLIKGLAVERPEQVWVSDITYVQLNRRWGYLSLVTDAYSRKIVGWAFRGDLSAQGCIDALQMALQQRQYQGKGLIHHSDRGSQYCSKGYVDILRTNGIAVSMTENGDPYENAIAERVNGILKAEFDLYASQSGLRETTRKIRENIRVYNNLRPHASCDYLTPEQAHKRSGALRKRWRPKKYPIVQKEFV, from the coding sequence ATGGGGATCCGTTTGATCTGCGGACTGTTTGGCAGAACAAGGCATGCGTACTATGACCGCCAGTGGCGGGTTCAGGATGTCGGACTGAAGGACGAGATCATCCTGCTGCACGTGCTGCGGATACGCAGCGAACAGAAGAGGATCGGTACCCGGAAGCTGCTCCATATGCTCGCCGGCCCCCTGCAGGAACATGGGATCAGGATCGGCCGCGACTATCTCTTCGCCCTGATGAGGGAGCATTCCCTACAGATCAGGACCAGGAAGAGGAAGGCGGTCACCACCGATTCGCGGCACTGGATGAAGAAGTACGGAAACCTGATAAAGGGACTTGCGGTCGAGCGTCCCGAGCAGGTCTGGGTAAGCGACATCACCTATGTACAGCTCAACCGGCGCTGGGGATATCTGAGCCTGGTTACCGATGCCTATTCCAGAAAGATAGTGGGCTGGGCGTTCAGGGGCGACCTCTCGGCACAGGGATGTATCGATGCCCTGCAGATGGCACTGCAGCAGAGGCAGTATCAGGGAAAGGGACTGATACACCACTCCGATCGGGGTTCGCAGTACTGTAGCAAAGGCTATGTGGATATCCTACGCACCAACGGGATCGCGGTCAGCATGACCGAGAACGGGGATCCCTACGAGAATGCGATAGCCGAACGGGTGAACGGCATACTGAAGGCGGAGTTCGACCTCTACGCATCACAGAGTGGCCTGAGGGAGACCACAAGAAAGATCCGGGAGAACATCAGGGTATACAACAACCTGAGGCCCCACGCGAGCTGTGATTACCTCACACCTGAACAGGCACATAAGAGGTCAGGTGCGCTGAGAAAGAGATGGAGACCGAAAAAATATCCAATAGTGCAGAAAGAGTTTGTATAG